From the Polaribacter huanghezhanensis genome, the window CAAGTTGCTCAAATGTTTGATAATATTTCTGAAAACTACGATGGTTTAAATCGTGTTATTTCTTTCGGAATTGATGTGAAATGGCGCAAAAAAGTGGTTGCAATTGTTGGCGAAAATAATCCGAAGCAAATATTAGATATTGCAACTGGAACTGGAGATTTAGCAATTATGATGGCTTCTTTACATCCTGATAAAATTACAGGTTTAGATATTTCTGCTGGAATGTTAGACGTTGGGAAACAAAAAATTGCCAAAGCAAATTTATCAGACAAAATAGAAATGATTGTTGGCGATTCTGAAAATATGCCTTTTAAAGATGAAACTTTTGATGCAATTACCGTTTCTTTTGGCGTTCGTAATTTCGCAAATTTAGACAAAGGTTTAACAGAGATTAAACGTGTTTTAAAACCCAACGGAAAATTGGTGATTTTAGAAACTTCAAACCCAACAAAATTTCCGTACAAACAAGGATATCGCTTTCACACTTCAGTGATACTTCCAATAATTGGCAAATTGTTTTCTAAAGATAAAGTTGCGTATTCGTATTTATCAGAATCTGCAAATTCTTTTCCTTTTGGAGAAAAATTCAACAATATTTTACTAAAAAATGGGTTTACTACTGCAACAGATACACCCGTAACTTTTGGTGTAGCATCAATTTATACAGCTACAAAGTAACCTATGAAACCAATCCAATTACTTTCTTTAGGGCTCTTTTTTATCTTCTCAAATTCTTTATTTGCACAAAGAGATCGAGTAGATTATTTACCTAGTTTTGATAAAAAAAAATTACACTATGGGTTTTACCTTGGTATAAATCAGAACGATTTTAAGATCGATTACAAAACAAGTAATTACGCAAACGCAAATATAAGCGTAACCGCAACTAGTGGGTTTAATGTTGGTTTAATTGCCGATTTACGTTTGCACAAAAATATTAATTTACGTTTTGAGCCAGGTTTAATTAGCAATTCTAAAACCTTAGCTTTTACGCACATCAACACAGAACGAGATAGCATTCGACAAATTGGCTCTACCTATTTACACATTCCTTTTGTCTTTAAATTTAGTACAGACAGAATGGATAATGTGAGACCTTATTTGTTAGCTGGAATTTCTTATGATTATAATTTTTCTAGCAATCAAAGAAATGCAAATGACAATTCTGGTGGAGAATTTAGAATGAAAAAGCACAATTTTATGTACGAAGTTGGAATTGGAATCGATATTTATTTATATTTTTTTAAATTTTCTCCTTCAATTCGCGGTGTATTTGCTTTGAATAATGAATTGAAATATGATGACAGCGCAAATAGTCAGTGGACTTCTCCAGTCAACTTTTTAGGAACTCGTGGTGTTTTCTTGAATTTTGCTTTTGAGTAGAAATTAGTTGTAAAGGTTCAAAGTGGCAAAGGCTTAATTTTTTATGATTCAAAAACTGTTTACTGAAAACTGTTTATTGGACATTTCTCTTAAACTCACTTAATAAAATTGCAGTTGCGGTTGCAACATTTAAACTTTCTGTTTCTTGAATATTTCCAAATCTTGGAATTGAGATTTTAGCATCAACCAATTTCCTAATTGCATCAGAAATTCCGTTTGCTTCATTTCCCATCACCAAAACTGCTTCTTTTGGCAAATCGCTTTTATAGACATTTTCGCCTTCCATATCAGCAATAAAAATTGGCAGTTTCGTTTCTTTTAAGAAATCAATTAAATCCGTATAAATAATTTCTACACGCGTTAAAGAACCCATAGATGCTTGCACAACTTTTTGATTGTAACAATCTACCGTTGTTGTAGAACAAACGAGTTTTTGTACGCCAAACCAATCGCACAAACGAATTATTGTTCCTAAATTTCCAGGATCGTTTATCGCATCAAGCGCAACAATGATTCCAGTATTTTGAGTTGAAAGCGTTTCAGGAATTTCAAATAACCCTACAACTTTATTGGGTGTTTTAAGTTGACTTATCTTTTTTAGTTCCTTTTCAGAAACGATTATAGTATTTTCTGTTTCAGAAGAAACCTCAAAATCATCAGTTATAAAAAGCTGCGCAACTTTAAAAGTAGAATTGAGCAATTCATTTACAACTTTTACGCCTTCGGCAACAAATAATTTGTGTTTTTGGCGATACTTTTTTTGCTGTAAACTAGTTATAAGTTTAATGTGATTCTTTGATAAATTCATTAATTAATTTTAAATTAGAAAAACCATCTAAAAATAGTACTTTTGAACCAAGTTATAGTCTGTACAAAGCTAATGAAAAAAGTTTCTTATTCTCTTTTTATATTTTTAATACTTGCTTCTTGTAACTCTGTAAAAAGAGTTCCAGAAAAAGAGCACTTATTAAAAGCTACAACAATTTTAGTTGATGGCAAGAAAAACAAAGACAGTGAGTTGTTAGATTATGTACTGCAAAAACCAAATTCTAGAACTTTAGGGATCCCTATTTCTTTATATTTTTACAACCTTGGAAATCCAACTTCGCCTAGAACACCAAAAGCTTGGGCAATATTACATCCAAAAAAATATACTTTTTTTAAAAATTTATTTTCAGAAAAGCAAAGTATAGGTGTAGCAAAATCGTATATTAATTTTAATAATTGGTTTTTAAATAGTGGCGAATCACCTGTAGTTATTAATGATTTA encodes:
- the ubiE gene encoding bifunctional demethylmenaquinone methyltransferase/2-methoxy-6-polyprenyl-1,4-benzoquinol methylase UbiE produces the protein MSAEKINPYKDSELGKKEQVAQMFDNISENYDGLNRVISFGIDVKWRKKVVAIVGENNPKQILDIATGTGDLAIMMASLHPDKITGLDISAGMLDVGKQKIAKANLSDKIEMIVGDSENMPFKDETFDAITVSFGVRNFANLDKGLTEIKRVLKPNGKLVILETSNPTKFPYKQGYRFHTSVILPIIGKLFSKDKVAYSYLSESANSFPFGEKFNNILLKNGFTTATDTPVTFGVASIYTATK
- a CDS encoding TrmH family RNA methyltransferase, whose translation is MNLSKNHIKLITSLQQKKYRQKHKLFVAEGVKVVNELLNSTFKVAQLFITDDFEVSSETENTIIVSEKELKKISQLKTPNKVVGLFEIPETLSTQNTGIIVALDAINDPGNLGTIIRLCDWFGVQKLVCSTTTVDCYNQKVVQASMGSLTRVEIIYTDLIDFLKETKLPIFIADMEGENVYKSDLPKEAVLVMGNEANGISDAIRKLVDAKISIPRFGNIQETESLNVATATAILLSEFKRNVQ
- a CDS encoding porin family protein — its product is MKPIQLLSLGLFFIFSNSLFAQRDRVDYLPSFDKKKLHYGFYLGINQNDFKIDYKTSNYANANISVTATSGFNVGLIADLRLHKNINLRFEPGLISNSKTLAFTHINTERDSIRQIGSTYLHIPFVFKFSTDRMDNVRPYLLAGISYDYNFSSNQRNANDNSGGEFRMKKHNFMYEVGIGIDIYLYFFKFSPSIRGVFALNNELKYDDSANSQWTSPVNFLGTRGVFLNFAFE